Proteins from a genomic interval of Plasmodium reichenowi strain SY57 chromosome 13, whole genome shotgun sequence:
- a CDS encoding casein kinase II beta chain: MEFVSNDESADDIIQDESNEGEVELADADFYDLTVINDKIDEEIIEDDEEEADMDDQENDNVQEVYNIDDDDNDIHNDKLLLDQQRDNDVNEEEEEEEEEEEEEEEEEEEEEEEEEEEEEEEEEDEDDDDDDDDDDDDDDDDDYDDEYDEDDFNEATVSWIEWFCQLKQNLFLVEVDEDFIRDEFNLIGLQTKVPHFKKLLKIILDEDDDDDDDDDDDYDDDDDEINRDSEEMYKNKDMHEQNAACLYGLIHSRFILTSKGLALMREKYKSGIYGTCPSIYCENAKLLPTAISEIPKFLSPLLYCPRCCETYYPSKNSLLNQLDGSYFGTSFASFFALSFNIASDKKKVYYTPQICGFTINRNIRETLYMDVNKDHTESSEEYQ; the protein is encoded by the exons ATGGAGTTTGTTTCAAATGATGAAAGTGCAGATGACATAATCCAAGATGAAAGCAACGAAGGCGAAGTTGAATTAGCAGATGCAGATTTTTATGACCTTACGGttattaatgataaaatagATGAAGAAATAATAGAAGATGATGAGGAAGAAGCTGATATGGATGATCAGGAAAACGATAATGTCCAAGaagtatataatattgacgatgatgataatgatatacATAATGATAAACTTTTATTAGATCAACAAAGAGATAATGATGTAAATGAAGAAGAGGAAGAGGAAGAAGAGGAAGAAGAggaagaagaagaagaagaagaagaggaagaagaagaagaagaagagGAAGAAGAGGAAGAAGAGGAAGATGAAGACGAcgatgatgatgatgacgATGATGACGATGACGACGACGATGATgattatgatgatgaatATGATGAAGACGATTTCAACGAAGCAAca GTATCTTGGATTGAATGGTTTTGTCAATTGAAACAAAATCTTTTCCTCGTTGAAGTAGACGAAGATTTTATAAGAGACGAATTCAATTTGATAGGACTTCAAACGAAAGTTCCTCACTTTAAGAAGctattaaaaattattctagatgaagatgatgatgatgatgatgacgacgatgatgattatgatgatgacGATGACGAAATAAATCGTGATTCAGAAgaaatgtataaaaataaagatatgCATGAGCAAAATGCTGCATGTTTATACGGATTGATACATAGTCGTTTCATATTAACATCAAAAGGATTGGCATTGATGagagaaaaatataaatcagGAATTTATGGAACTTGTCCAAGTATTTATTGTGAAAATGCAAAATTATTACCTACAGCAATATCTGAGATACCTAAATTTTTAAGTccattattatattgtcCTAGATGTTGTGAAACATATTACCCCAGTaaaaattctttattaaaTCAATTAGATGGTTCTTACTTTGGTACAAGCTTTGCTTCATTCTTTGCCCTTTCCTTTAATATTGCTTCAGATAAAAAGAAAGTTTATTATACCCCACAAATTTGTGGTTTTACAattaatagaaatataaGGGAGACCTTATATATGGATGTTAATAAGGATCATACGGAATCCTCTGAAGAGTATCAATGA
- a CDS encoding transcription activator, putative: MYIREQDEDISTEPVVYICGECGIDTVIPPNASLRCKNCGSKIFFKKRSRRVMQYEAR, encoded by the exons atgtatataagAGAACAAGATGAAGATATATCAACAGAACCGgtggtatatatatgtggag aATGTGGTATTGACACTGTAATACCACCCAATGCTTCACTTCGTTGTAAAAATTGTGGATCAAAAATTTTCTTCAAGAAGAGAAGTAGAAGAG TTATGCAATATGAAGCTCGCTAA
- a CDS encoding phosphoenolpyruvate carboxykinase → MVEKSSDYDLAEKMEDMKKIVIEEVRRNLIYKKPIGPIMSSKDILTLSQEQESKFNEEVFELGLHVNSIHHNSTPAFLYEMALKYEGNSFITSTGALCCVSGEKTGRSPSDKRIVQEKSSEDDIWWGNVNIPIKEKSYEINKSRAIDYLNLQPNLYVIDAYAGWDERCRIKIRVITSRAYHALYMLNMLIPPKNAEEIQNFVPDFIIYNAGEFPSNRLTDGMSSKTSVILNFGSMNMVILGTQYAGEMKKGILTLFMYKMPKEGKLPLHSSCNIGKKNDVTLFFGLSGTGKTTLSADANRYLIGDDEHVWTDDGIFNIEGGCYAKCKGLSKIQEPEIYKAIKFGAILENVIMDPVTREVDYNNCTITENTRCAYPLSYIENAKIPAYIHTHPKNIILLTCDAFGVIPPLCKLDVYQMMYHFVSGYTSKMAGTEDNILKPTATFSSCYAAPFLALHPMIYAQMLADKYQKHKPNVWLLNTGWIYGSYGSDNGIRIPLKYTRLLVDYIHENKLNNIQYKKTPIFNFNIPEHLEGIPDEVIDPLIGWKNKEDYLTNLQILAKEFINNFSLYLDKAGPEILSGGPNL, encoded by the coding sequence ATGGTTGAAAAGTCCTCAGACTATGATCTAGCAGAAAAGATGGAAGATATGAAAAAGATTGTTATAGAAGAAGTTCGAAGAAATTTGATATATAAGAAACCTATAGGACCTATTATGAGCTCAAAAGACATTTTAACATTAAGCCAAGAACAAGAATCCAAATTTAATGAAGAAGTATTTGAATTAGGGTTACATGTAAATAGTATACATCACAATTCAACTCCAGCgtttttatatgaaatggcattaaaatatgaaggtaattcttttattacTAGTACTGGTGCTTTGTGTTGTGTATCTGGAGAGAAAACTGGTAGATCTCCATCTGATAAAAGAATTGTACAAGAAAAAAGTTCAGAAGATGATATATGGTGGGGTAATGTAAATATACctattaaagaaaaatcatatgaaattaataaaagtaGAGCTATagattatttaaatttacaacccaatttatatgtaattgATGCATATGCAGGTTGGGATGAACGCTGTCGAATTAAAATTCGAGTTATTACATCTCGAGCTTATCATGctttatatatgttaaacATGCTTATTCCTCCAAAAAATGCTGAAGAAATACAAAATTTTGTACCtgattttattatatacaatgCAGGAGAATTTCCATCCAATAGGTTAACAGATGGTATGTCAAGTAAAACATCCgttatattaaattttgGATCTATGAATATGGTTATTCTAGGAACACAATATGCTGGAGAAATGAAAAAGGGTATACTaacattatttatgtaCAAAATGCCAAAGGAAGGAAAATTACCATTACATTCTTCATGTAATataggaaaaaaaaatgatgtGACCTTATTTTTTGGTTTATCTGGTACAGGAAAAACAACCTTGTCAGCTGATGCTAACAGATATCTTATTGGGGATGACGAACATGTATGGACAGATGATggaatatttaatatagaAGGAGGCTGCTATGCTAAATGTAAAGGATTATCTAAAATACAAGAACCTGAAATTTATAAAGCTATTAAATTTGGAGCTATATTAGAAAATGTAATTATGGATCCAGTTACAAGAGAAGTagattataataattgtaCTATTACAGAAAATACAAGATGTGCATATCCACTTTcatatatagaaaatgCTAAAATTCCAgcatatatacatacacacccaaaaaatatcatattattaacatgTGATGCTTTTGGTGTTATACCACCATTATGTAAATTAGATGTATATCAAATGATGTATCATTTTGTTAGTGGATATACAAGTAAAATGGCAGGAACTGAAGATAATATTCTGAAACCTACAGCTACTTTTTCTTCATGTTATGCAGCACCATTCTTAGCTTTACATCCAATGATATATGCACAAATGCTTGCAGACAAATATCAAAAACATAAACCAAATGTATGGCTTCTAAATACTGGATGGATTTATGGTTCCTATGGTTCAGATAATGGAATTAGAATACCACTCAAATATACGCGTCTTCTAGTAGACTATATAcatgaaaataaattaaacaatattcaatataaaaaaacacctatctttaattttaatataccAGAACATTTAGAAGGTATACCAGATGAGGTAATAGATCCATTAATTGGATGGAAAAACAAAGAAGATTATCTAACAAATCTTCAAATCTTGGCGAAggaatttattaataatttttcgTTGTACTTAGATAAGGCAGGTCCTGAAATTTTGTCTGGAGGACCCAacttataa
- a CDS encoding sporozoite protein essential for cell traversal encodes MKIPICFLIILVLLKCVLSYNLNNDLSKNNNFSLNTYVRKDDAEDDSKNEIVDNIQKMVDDFSDDIGFVKTSMREVLLDTEASLEEVSDHVVQSISKYSLTIEEKLNLFDGLLEEFIENNKGLISNLSKRQQKLKRDKIKTVCDLILKKLKKLENVNKLIKYKIILKYGNKDNKKEMIQTLKNEEGLSDDFKNILSNYETEQNNDDIKEIELVNFISTNYDKLVVNLEDLNKELLKDLNTALS; translated from the exons atgaaaatcCCGATTTGTTTTCTCATTATTTTAGTCTTGTTAAAATGTGTGCTATCTTACAATTtaa ATAACGACttatcaaaaaataataatttttcctTAAATACATATGTCAGAAAAGATGATGCGGAAGATGATTCAAAAAACGAG ATTGTTGAcaatatacaaaaaatgGTTGATGATTTTAGTGATGATATAGGTTTTGTAAAAACATCGATGCGTGAAGTTTTACTAGATACCGAAGCGTCCCTTGAAGAAGTATCAGATCATGTTGTACAAAG CATATCAAAATATAGTTTAACCATTGAAGAGAAACTTAATCTTTTTGATGGGCTTCTTGAAGAATTTATTGAAA aTAATAAGGGCTTGATATCCAACTTATCAAAAAGACAACAAAAACTTAAGAGGGATAAAATTAAAACGGTTTGTGATTTGatcttaaaaaaattaaaaaagttAGAAAATGTCAACAAacttattaaatataagataatattaaaatatggaaataaagataataaaaaagaaatgataCAAACATTGAAAAATGAGGAGGGTTTATCTGATGatttcaaaaatattttatcaaaTTATGAAACAGAACAAAATAACgatgatataaaagaaatagaattagttaattttatttcaaCAAATTATGATAAGCTTGTTGTTAATCTAGAAGACCTTAATAAGGAGTTGCTAAAGGATTTAAACACTGCCttatcataa
- a CDS encoding tetratricopeptide repeat family protein, putative, which produces MLKLKRVMKTVSSKNFRFSIRNFSLCKKIYYNGPKDTYINSGFELKNEDTEKLIDLVKESLKLKLLSCSYCSEEIAKHYLELAILEHKNLLLNESKDHYIKSYEIYKKIHGDISIMCANIETYIGVVYKDLGDLKKSEDFLQLSLSNKKMVVKEKKYLLIDTLNNLGSLYQHKKEYNTSIEYFEESIRILMSSEIELNKNEQITLCYYNLSFSYIGLNDINSSITCLIRSYNTANETFGPDHNLTLRIKDLYERLKRESSLKE; this is translated from the coding sequence ATGTTGAAGCTGAAACGTGTAATGAAAACAGTTTCAAGTAAAAATTTTCGTTTCTCCATTCGTAATTTTAGtttatgtaaaaaaatatattataatggACCTAAAGATACTTATATAAATTCAGGGtttgaattaaaaaatgaagacACAGAAAAATTAATTGACCTAGTTAAAGAAAgtttaaaattaaaactACTTTCTTGTTCATATTGTTCGGAAGAAATCGCTAAACATTATTTGGAGCTAGCCATTTTGGAACATaagaatttattattaaatgagTCAAAAGATCATTACATCAAAAgttatgaaatatataaaaaaattcatgGTGATATAAGTATAATGTGTGCAAATATTGAAACATATATAGGAGTAGTATACAAAGATTTGGGggatttaaaaaaatcaGAAGATTTTTTACAGTTATCattatcaaataaaaaaatggtagttaaggaaaaaaaatatttattgatTGATACATTGAATAATCTAGGTTCCTTATATCAACATAagaaagaatataatactTCTATAGAATATTTCGAAGAATCTATAAGAATATTAATGTCCTCAGAAATAGAACTAAATAAAAACGAACAAATAACattatgttattataatttgtctttttcatatattgGTTTGAATGATATAAATTCTTCTATAACTTGTTTAATTCGTTCATATAATACGGCAAACGAGACCTTTGGTCCAGATCATAATTTAACACTAAGAATTAAGGATTTGTATGAACGTTTAAAAAGGGAATCATCCTTAAAggaatga
- a CDS encoding myosin A, translating into MAVTNEEIKTASKIVRRVSNVEAFDKSGSVFKGYQIWTDISPTIENDPNIMFVKCVVQQGSKKEKLTVVQIDPPGTGTPYEIDPTHAWNCNSQVDPMSFGDIGLLNHTNVPCVLDFLKHRYLKNQIYTTAVPLIVAINPYKDLGNTTNEWIRRYRDTSDHTKLPPHVFTCAREALSNLHGVNKSQTIIVSGESGAGKTEATKQIMRYFASSKSGNMDLRIQTAIMAANPVLEAFGNAKTIRNNNSSRFGRFMQLVISHEGGIRYGSVVAFLLEKSRIITQDDNERSYHIFYQFLKGANSTMKSKFGLKGVTDYKLLNPNSTEVSGVDDVKDFEEVIESLKNMELSESDIEVIFSIVAGILTLGNVRLIEKQEAGLSDAAAIMDEDMGVFNKACELMYLDPELIKREILIKVTVAGGTKIEGRWNKSDAEVLKSSLCKAMYEKLFLWIIRHLNSRIEPEGGFKTFMGMLDIFGFEVFKNNSLEQLFINITNEMLQKNFVDIVFERESKLYKDEGISTAELKYTSNKEVINVLCEKGKSVLSYLEDQCLAPGGTDEKFVSSCATNLKENNKFTPAKVASNKNFIIQHTIGPIQYCAESFLLKNKDVLRGDLVEVIKDSPNPIVQQLFEGQVIEKGKIAKGSLIGSQFLNQLTSLMNLINSTEPHFIRCIKPNENKKPLEWCEPKILIQLHALSILEALVLRQLGYSYRRTFEEFLYQYKFVDIAAAEDSSVENQNKCVNILKLSGLSESMYKIGKTMVFLKQEGAKILTKIQREKLVEWENCVSVIEAAILKHKYKQKVNKNIPSLLRVQAHIRKKMVAQ; encoded by the exons atggctgttacaaatgaagaaataaaaacGGCAAGTAAGATTGTTAGAAGAGTTTCAAATGTAGAAGCATTTGACAAAAGTGGTTCAGTTTTTAAG GGTTATCAAATATGGACTGATATATCTCCGACAATAGAAAATGATCCAAATATTATGTTTGTAAAATGTGTTGTACAACAAGGAtcaaaaaaagaaaaattaacCGTTGTACAAATTGACCCACCCGGAACAGGAACT CCATACGAAATTGATCCAACTCACGCATGGAACTGCAACTCTCAAGTAGACCCCATGTCTTTTGGTGATATTGGTCTTTTAAATCACACCAACGTCCCATGTGTTCTTGACTTTTTAAAGCACagatatttaaaaaatcaaatataCACCACTGCTGTTCCCCTTATTGTTGCAATAAACCCATACAAGGATTTAGGAAACACAACTAATGAATGGATTCGTAGATATCGTGATACATCTGATCACACTAAGTTGCCACCACACGTGTTCACATGTGCTAGGGAAGCTTTGTCTAATCTCCATGGTGTAAACAAGAGCCAAACTATTATCGTATCTGGTGAATCTGGTGCAGGAAAAACCGAAGCAACAAAACAAATCATGCGATATTTTGCTTCTTCTAAGAGTGGAAATATGGATTTACGTATTCAGACAGCAATAATGGCTGCAAATCCAGTTCTTGAAGCATTTGGTAATGCGAAAACTATAAGAAATAACAATTCATCTCGTTTTGGTCGTTTCATGCAGTTGGTTATATCCCATGAAGGAGGTATAAGATACGGTTCCGTTGTTGCTTTTCTGTTGGAAAAATCTAGAATTATTACACAAGATGATAATGAAAGGtcatatcatatattttatcagTTTCTTAAGGGTGCAAATAGTACTATGAAATCTAAATTTGGTTTAAAAGGAGTTACTGATTACAAATTATTGAACCCAAATTCAACAGAGGTAAGTGGAGTAGATGATGTAAAAGATTTTGAAGAGGTAATTGAATCCttgaaaaatatggaaTTAAGTGAATCAGATATTGAAgtaatattttcaataGTAGCTGGTATATTAACATTAGGAAATGTAAGATTAATTGAGAAGCAAGAAGCTGGATTAAGTGATGCTGCTGCTATTATGGATGAGGACATGGGTGTGTTTAATAAAGCTTGTGAATTGATGTATTTAGACCCtgaattaataaaaagggaaatattaattaagGTAACTGTTGCTGGAGGAACAAAAATTGAAGGTAGATGGAATAAAAGTGATGCAGAAGTGTTGAAATCGTCCTTATGTAAAGCTATGTATgagaaattatttttatggaTAATAAGACATTTGAATTCAAGAATTGAACCAGAAGGAGGATTTAAAACTTTTATGGGTATGTTAGATATTTTTGGTTTTGAagtatttaaaaataattctttggaacaattatttattaacatTACTAATGAAATGCTTCAGAAAAATTTTGTAGATATTGTTTTTGAAAGAGaatcaaaattatataaagacGAAGGAATATCAACAGCTGAATTAAAGTACACCAGTAATAAGGAAGTAATAAATGTACTTTGTGAGAAGGGAAAATCAGTGCTTTCATACTTAGAGGATCAATGTTTAGCACCTGGAGGAACCGATGAAAAGTTTGTAAGTTCCTGTGCTACAAATttaaaggaaaataataagttTACCCCAGCGAAAGTAGCATcgaataaaaattttataatacaaCATACAATAGGACCAATTCAATATTGTGCTGAAAGCTTTTTGCTTAAAAACAAGGATGTCTTAAGAGGTGATTTAGTTGAAGTAATTAAGGATTCCCCAAATCCAATAGTACAACAGTTATTTGAAGGTCAAGTAATTGAGAAGGGTAAAATAGCTAAAGGTTCATTAATAGGTTCTCAATTTTTAAATCAGTTGACATCTTTAATGAACTTGATAAATAGTACTGAACCACATTTCATACGTTGTATTAAAccaaatgaaaataaaaaaccATTAGAATGGTGCGAACCCAAAATATTAATTCAGCTTCATGCCTTATCAATTTTAGAAGCATTAGTATTAAGACAATTAGGATATTCTTATAGAAGAACCTTTGAAGAATTCTTATATCAATATAAATTTGTGGACATTGCTGCTGCTGAAGATTCATCAGTTGAAAACCAAAATAAATgtgttaatatattaaagtTGTCTGGACTTTCTGAATCCATGTATAAGATAGGAAAAACCATGGTCTTTTTGAAACAAGAAGGTGCAAAAATATTGACAAAAATACAAAGAGAGAAACTTGTTGAATGGGAAAATTGTGTGAGTGTAATTGAAGCTGCTATACTTAAACACAAATACAAACAAAAGgttaacaaaaatataccTTCTCTTTTGAGAGTACAAGCTcatattagaaaaaaaatggtaGCTCAATAA